The nucleotide window CCCGTTGACCTTCGCGCCCCGGCAGCAGTGTCCGATATCGGTGTGTATGTGGTAGGCGAAATCCAGCGGCGTACCGCCCATGGGCAGATCGACGACATCGCCGCGTGGACTGATGGCGTAGATTCGGTCTTCGAATATTTCGCTCTGGACACGGCTCAGAAAATCCTCGTCGCTGACGTCGTTTTCAACCGGCTCCAGCAAACGGCGCAGCCAGACGACTTTCTGAGCGAAAGCGCTGTCGCGTTTGCCACGTTCCTTGTATTGCCAATGCGCCGCCACCCCGAGTTCGGCATGCTGATGCATTTCCGCGGTTCGAATCTGGATTTCCAGCGCTTTGCCGTGTGGACCGATGACCGCTGTATGCAGTGACCGATACAGGTTTTCTTTTGGCGTTGCGATGTAATCGTCAAATTCGCCCTGAATATACGGCCAGGTGCCGTGCACGACGCCCAATGCGGCGTAACAGTCGGCAACGCTGCCAACCATGATGCGGATGGCCCGGATATCCAGCACCTGCTCGAAGGCAAGGTTGTTGCGCTGCATTTTCCGCCAGATGCTGTAGATGTGCTTTGGCCGGCCACTGATTTTTGCGCTGACTCCTGCTTTTGCCAGTTCTTTGTGCAGCGAAGTCTGTACACGTCCGATATAAGTCTCGCGGTCTTCGCGCTTTTCCCTAAGGTCACGAGCGATCCGGCGATAGTGCTCGGGTTCCAGGTAGCGAAACGCCAGATCCTCAAGTTCCCACTTCAGCTGCCAGATACCCAGCCGGTTGGCCAAAGGGGCGAAAACGATCCGCGTTTCGGTTGCCGCACGGCGTTGCTCGGCGACCGGCGATGTCTTCAGGGAGCGCATGCGATAGAGCTGGTCTGCCAGGCGAACCAGCACCAGCCGGACGTCGCTAACGACGGTCAGTAACATTTTTCTGAGCGCCTCGGCCTGGTCGCCGCCCAGCCCGCCATGTTCCGGGATATCGCCCGGGATACGGGTGCGATCCAGTTTAACGAGCTGGTCTGTCAGTCTGGCAACGGATAAGCCAAATTGCGCTTCAACCTGGTCATGCGACAGGCAGCCGGACGTTAGGGCCGGGAAAAGGGCGGCGGCGCTGATTATCGCCTGGTCGGCGCCGAGCTTTGTCACGGTATCCGCAACCGCGGCAGCCCGGACCAGGCAGCATCGGCCTGTCTCGCCTTTGGCGGCCAGTTTGCCGGTCAGCCAGACCATCGTGCCGGCAAAAGATTCCGGGTTTTTTTCGGGCATTTTTCGAGTCGTTCCAGCGCGTACTTTTTTGGTGTTCGACCAGGGGAATACCGGTATCATATGCGACTTCATCATAGCTTACCGTCAGGGGGTTCTGCATGCGGGTTTTTCTGTTGTTTATGGGTTTATTGCTGCTGCCTTTGGTCAGTCATCCAGAGAGCCTCGAAATCAGTGCGAATGACGACGCCGCCAAATTCGGGTTTGGCTGGTACCTGGGTCAGCAACGCCTGGCGATGGATGTTTCCTGGCTGCATCACCAGGACCAGGGGGATGTGATCAGCCTGGGGGTGAACGTGACGGGATTTGCCAGCAGTGGTCAGAGCCCGGTCGAAGCAGGTCTGGGCGGAAAACTTGTGTATACCGATTCAGACAATCTTAATCTCGACGGCGGCGCATTGGCGCCGGGAGGTTTCATTTCCTATACCTTGCCAAACTCGAACCGGTTCACCTTATACGGGCATTTGTATTTCGCACCCGATATCCTGACTTTCGGGGACAACGAGACCTACCGGGAAATAGAGTTCCGCCTGTACTACTCGGTGATCGATGATGCCGAGCTTTTCCTGGGTATTCGAAATGTCCATGTCGGCTATGATTTGGGCCCGAGCGTGAATTTCGATACCGGCCTCAATCTTGGCCTGAAGATGAGGTTCTAGGCCCGCCATGGCAGGTCACAGCAAGTGGGCAAATATTCAGCATCGCAAGGGCGCCCAGGACAAAAAACGCGGCAAGCTGTTTACCAAGCTGATCCGTGAAATCACCATAGCGGCACGGATGGGCGGGCCTGACCCGGATGCCAATCCCAGGCTGCGCACGGCGATTGACAAAGCCAGGGGCCAAAGCATGCCAAAAGACAATATCGAAAGGGCGGTCAAGAGAGGGTCGGGTGACACAGAGGGCGTCGATTACGAGGAAATTCGTTATGAAGGGTATGGCCCGGGCGGGGTCGCGGTGATGGTGGATTGCCTGACCGACAATCGAAACCGAACGGTAGCCGAGGTTCGGCATGCCTTTGCCAAGTACGGAGGCAACCTCGGAGCGGATGGATCGGTCGCCTACCTGTTTAATCATGTGGGCCAGATCAGCCTGGCCGGAGGCGCGGATGAAGATCGTGTCATGGAAGTCGCGCTCGAGGCGGGCGCCGAGGATGTCATCGGCAATGATGATTCTTCGTTCGATGTGATCACCGACCCGCAGGAATTCGAGGCGATCAGGAACGCATTGGCGGCGGCCGGTCTTGAAGCGGAATCGTCCGAAATTACGCACTGGGCCAGCACCTCCGCCGAACTGGGCGAAAAAGATGCCGCGCAGATGATCAAGTTGCTGGAAGCGCTCGAGGACCTGGACGACGTCCAGAACGTTTACTCCAACGCAGACATTTCGGAAGAAATCCTGGCGAGCTTATGACCATGGAATTGCAACGGTCGAAATATTCGCAATGAGCGGCGGTGTTCGCATACTGGGCATTGACCCCGGTTCACGGGTGACCGGGTTTGGCCTGATCGTTGCCGATGGCCCCCGGTACAGCTACGTTGCATCCGGGTGCATCCGGACGCCGTCCGGCGATTTTGCCGGTCGCCTGCGGGAAATCTATCAGCAGGTTGGCGAGGTCAGCCGGGAACATCAACCGGATGAGGTGGCAATCGAAAGCGTTTTCCTCAGCAAGAATGCAGCCACGGCGTTAAAACTGGGGCAGGCGAGAGCAGCGGCAATGTGCGCGACATTTGCGCTTGACCTGCCGATTTTCGAATATGCGCCCAGGCAGATCAAGCGATCGGTCGTCGGCACAGGCAAGGCGGAAAAGGTCCAGGTCGAGCACATGGTCAAGGTGTTGTTAAAACTCAAGGGCCCGATCCAGAGCGATGCCGCCGATGCACTGGCCGTGGCGCTTTGCCACGCCAACGTCAGGGACAGCGCGATTCACCGCGCTGCGGCGCAGGTGCAGGCATGATCGGGTTTATTCGTGGCCGCCTGGTCGAGAAAAAACCGCCGCTGCTGTTGGTGGATGTCGCCGGTATCGGCTACGAAATAGAGGTGCCGTTGTCGACTTTGTACGAATTACCCGAAGTCGGTTTGGAAGTCGCCTTGAAAACGCATCTCCTGGTGCGGGAAGATGCTCATGTTCTGTTCGGTTTTGCCAGCGATGCCGAACGCAGCCTGTTTCGGAGCTTACTGAAGATCTCCGGCGTTGGGGCGCGACTGGCTTTGGCGATACTGTCGGGTAGCAGCGTCGATGGCTTCGTCCGTTGTGTCGAGGAACAGGACATAACCTCGCTGGTCAAGATTCCGGGGGTCGGCAAAAAGACCGCGGAACGACTGGTGATGGAAATGCGCGACCGCTTGCGTGATCTTGGCCATATTCCCGGTGCGGGCAAATCCGGCTCGGGAACTACGGAACCTGCCGACGAGGCATTTGGTGCGCTGGTCGCGCTGGGATACAAACCCGCCGAGGTCACTCGTATGATAGCCAGTGTCGATGCTGCGGACATGAATACCGAGGAACTGATTCGGCAGGTTCTGAAACAGGCTGCGCGATAAACTTATGCTGGAACAAGACAGACTCATCAGTACCGGTGGCAATCCCGAAGACGAGGCTTTTGACCGAGCCATTCGTCCCCGCCTGCTCAAAGACTTCGTCGGTCAGGCTATCGTCAAAAAGCAGATGGATATATTTATCCGGGCTGCCCGCAATCGCGAGCAAGCCATGGATCACGTACTGATATTCGGCCCCCCTGGCCTGGGCAAGACAACCTTGGCGCATGTCATCGCCAATGAACTCAACGTCAATCTACGCCATACCTCGGGCCCGGTTCTGGAGCGCCCTGGAGATCTGGCCGCTTTGCTCACCAATCTGGAGCCCCATGACGTTTTGTTCATCGACGAGATTCACCGGCTGAGCCCGATCGTCGAGGAGATACTGTACCCGGCTTTGGAGGATTTCCAGCTCGATATCATGATCGGCGAAGGCCCGTCGGCCCGTTCGATCAAGCTCGATCTGCCGCCATTCACACTGGTCGGTGCGACGACCAGGGCGGGGCTGCTGACCTCGCCGTTAAGGGATCGATTCGGCATCGTCCAGCGGCTGGAATTTTACAGCACCGATGAATTGGCTTTTATCGTGCGCCGCTCAGCTGGCATTTTGAATCTGAAAATCGAGGAACGGGGTGCAATGCAGATTGCATCGCGGTCCCGGGGTACGCCCAGAATCGCCAATCGCCTGCTGCGACGGGTTCGGGACTATGCCGAGGTCGAAGCCGATGGCGTGGTCACGGCGGATGTTTCAATTGCGGCGATGGATTTACTGGCGGTGGATCAGGAAGGATTCGATCTGCAGGACCGCAAGCTGCTGCTGACGATTATCGAAAAATTTGATGGCGGCCCGGTAGGAATTGACAGCCTGTCGGCTGCCCTGAGCGAGGAAAGGGGTACCATTGAGGAGGTACTTGAGCCTTTTCTTATTCAGCAAGGCTTCCTGATCCGTACATCGCGCGGGCGAATGGCGAGCGCTAATGCCTACCGCCATTTCGGTCTGGAGCCACCGGCCAAAGAGCGCACGGATCGGCTGCCCTTGTTCGACGACAAATAAAGGAACCCGGAATGAAGGCGGACTCTGCTGAGCAATCAGAAACGGCAAGACCTTTCTCCATTCGAGTTCGCGTTTATTACGAAGATACAGACGCCGCGGGGGTTGTTTATTACGCGAATTACCTGAAATTCATGGAGCGTGCGAGGACCGACCATTTGCGTGCCATGGGTATACGCCACGGCGACCAGAAGTCCGGGGAGAATCTTGCGTTCGTCGTGGTCAATGCAGACATCAGCTATCACCAACCGGCGCGACTGGATGACGAGTTATGGGTCAGTTCAGCGCTGCCCGAACTTGGCCGCAGCACCCTGGTTTTCGAGCAACAGGTCCGCCGGAACGGTGCAGACGGCGAATTGTTATGCAGCGGCCGTATTCGGGCGGCCTGCGTTTATGCGGATAGTTTCAAGCCACGATCGCTACCGGCCATCATGCGGGTCAGCAAGGAGAGCAACTGAATGAGCGGCGATTTATCATTTCTGGTTTTGATACTCGAGGCCAGCGTTATCGTACAGCTGGTACTGCTGTTGCTGGTGCTCGCGTCGGTGGCGTCATGGGCGATCATCCTGAAAAAACGCCGGGTGCTCAACCAGGCGATCAGCGGGGCCGATGCCTTTGAGCAACAATTCTGGTCCGGCGGCGATCTGACCGCCATGTATCAGGAGATCAACAAGAGGACCCAGGCGGCGACGGGCATGGAAAGCATTTTCGAGGGCGGTTTCCGCGAATTTGTTCGCCTGCGCTCTGAACCGGGAATCGACCAGGCCAAGATGATGGATGGCAGCCAAAGGGCGATGCGGGTCTCGCAGATGCGCGAGGTCGACCGCCTCGAACGCAATCTGGCCACGCTTGCCACGATCGGCTCGACAAGCCCGTATGTCGGCTTGTTCGGAACCGTGTGGGGGATCATGAACACATTCACCCAACTGGGTAAAGTGCAGCATGCGACGCTGGCCATGGTTGCACCCGGCATTGCGGAGGCACTGGTTGCGACGGCCATGGGTCTGTTTGCCGCGATCCCCGCGGTGATTGCCTATAACCGGTATGCAGACCAGGTAACGCGTCTCGAAAACCGCTACGACACTTTTGCCGAGGAGTTCGTATCGATCCTGCAACGCCATGCGCCGCGCAGCAAACCCGGGAGCTGATCATGGCAAGGAACAAGCAATTAAAATTGATGGGCGAGATAAATGTGGTCCCCTATATCGATGTCATGCTGGTGTTGCTGATCATATTCATGGTGACTGCGCCATTGCTGACGCAGGGAATAGAAGTGGAATTGCCCGATGCCGCGGCCGAGCCGCTGGACGACGACCTGTTGCGCGATCATCAACCATTGATTCTGAGCATCAATGCCGGTGGCGATCTCTTTTTGAATATAGGCAAGAACGAAGAACAGGCCATTGACGAGGTGACGGTGGTCGCACGAACGCTGGCAGTTCTGCGCCGTGAGCCGGAAACGCCTGTTCTGGTACGTGCCGATGAGACGGTGGCTTTTGGGCGGGTGGTGACCGCCATGGTGCTGTTGCAGCAGGCCGGCGCGAAAAAAGTCGGCTTTGTCACCGATCCACTGGAACAGCTCCCGGTCAGGAGAGAGTGACCGGCTATGTTCGGATTTTATCGCGAATACCGGGGTGCCTTGATCAAGTCCGTCGTCTTGCACCTGGTGATGTTCGGCTTGCTTGGCGTCAGCCTTGCGCGCAGCGCTGCATTTACCCCGCCGCCGCCACAGATCACGATCAAGGCGACCGTGGTAGACGAGCGACGAATACAGCAGGAAATAGCCGCCCTGGAGGAAGCTGAACAGGAGGTGCAACGGGCGGCGGATGCGAAACTCGCGGAAGCGCGCAGGCAAAGACAGCAAGAAGAGCGCCGGGCGAAGGCAGCTGTAGATAAGCGCCGCCAGGACCGGCTAAACGAGCAAAAACGCGCGGCGGCTGACCAGCGGCGGCGTGATGAGACGGAAGCCAGGGCGGCGCGCGAGTTGAAGGCTCTGCAAGAGCAGCGGAGCGTCGAACAAATCCGGCTGGCGCGACTGCGCCAGGAGCAGGAGCAGGCCGAGGAAGCGCGCCGCAGGGCGCAGGCCGACACAGAGGCCAGGTTGCAGGCGCAAATCGAGGCGGACCTCAAGGCAGAGCTGGCGCTGGAGCAGTCCAGACTGAATGCTGAAGAGGCGGGCCTGCTGGACCTGTACAAGGCGATGATTGAACAAAAGGTCAGGCGTAACTGGATTCGGCCGCCGAGCGCCCGCGCCGGGGTCGAGTGCACGGTGAATATCAGCCAGATTCCAGGTGGCGAAGTCATCAGCGTTCGCATCGCGGAGTGCAATGCCGATGAGGCGACCCGTCGTTCGATCGAGGCAGCCGTTTTCAAGGCGTCGCCATTGCCGGAGCCGCCCGATCCGAATTTGTTCGAACGAAATATCATTTTTATTTTCAAGCCTGAGAACTGACGGAGTCGTGCCTTGAAGAGACTTTTTGCCAATCTGCTGGGTGCGAGTTTGCTTGCCGGTTTTGCCGCCTCGGCCCAAGCCCAGTTAACCATCGAAATTACCGCAGGAGTCGACCAGGCGATGCCGATCGCGGTCGTGCCATTCGAGTGGCGGGGCGGGCTGGCCAGGCCACCGCTGGATGTGTCGGCCGTTATCGCTGCGGACCTGGCCAACAGCGGGCGTTTCGACACAATGGCTCCGCGCGACATGCTGGAAAAACCGGTCGACGAGCAGGGTATCGATTTCGAGGACTGGCGTTTGCTGGGTCTTGAGATCATCGTGGTTGGCCGGTTGTTGCCGCAAAGCGACGGCAACTATGTGATCCAGTTCGAAATGTTCGATCTGTTCAAACAAAAACGGCTGCTCGGATTCCGCCTGCCAAGTACCCGCACCGGGTTGCGCGCGGCGGCGCACCGAATCAGCGACCTGATCTATGAAAGGTTGACCGGGATCAAGGGAGCGTTCGCTACCCGGATCGCCTTTATCACGGTCCAGGGGCAGGGACCGGCGAAGCGCTATCGGCTGGTTGTTGCCGACGCCGACGGTTCGAACCACACCATCATCGTGGAATCGCCCGAGCCGCTGATGTCGCCGGCCTGGGCGCCCGATGGCGATCGAATTGCATACGTTTCCTTCGAGAGCGGCAAATCCGCGATCTATATCCAGGAACTCAGCACCGGCGAGCGTATCCGGGCATCGGGACGCGAGGGTGTCAACGGTGCACCGGCCTTTTCACCGGATGGGCGCAAGTTGGCGTTGACTTTGTCCCGCGATACCGGAAACCTGGATATCTATGTGCTCAACCTGGCGAACCAGGTCTTGACCCGAATTACGCGCAACCCGGCTATCGATACCGAGGCGACCTGGAACGCCGACGGATCAACAATATTTTTCACCTCCGATCGCAGCGGTGGCCCCCAGATCTACAAGGTCGAAATTGATGGCGGCGCCAAACGCCGCGTTACCTACGAAGGCAACTATAACGGGCGTTCGCGGCTGGCCCCGGATGACAAGGAAATGGCTGTCGTTCACAATGACCAGGGCGCGTTTCGTATTGCGCGGGTCAACCCCGACAACGGCAACCTCCTGGTGCTGACTGACGGTCAGCTCGATGAATCGCCGAGTTTTGCCCCCAACGGGGAAACCATTATTTATGCGACCCGGGTCGACGGGCGTGGTGTTTTAGCAACTGTTTCCATCGATGGCCGCATACACCGCAGAATTGCGGCCCAAGAGGGCGATGTTCGCGAACCCGCCTGGTCGCCGTATCCCGATTTTTAAATAGGCTAAACTATGCCGTGCGTGGGAACGCCCCGGACATGGTTTTGTCTGAATTACAGGAATTCATCAACAGGAAGGGTAAACATGCAGGCATTCAAAACGATCAGAATCAGTATTCTTTTGTCCCTGGGCATGCTCCTGGCGGCCTGTGGTGGCCAGTCAGCGACCCGGCCGGGCGATTTACCGGACATCGGCGCTCAGGACGCGCCCGGCAGCAGCCAGTCCGGAATGGCAGATCAGGCTAGCGGGGAGTTCGGTGAATTTGGCAGCGTTGGCGGTAAACCCAAAGAGCTCATCATTTATTTTGAGTACGATAAATCCGAGATCCTTGGCCAGTACGACAATGTACTGACTCGACACGCCTTATACCTTGCGGACAATTCACAGACCCGGGTCAGGCTGGAAGGACATGCCGATGAACGGGGGACGCGCGAGTACAACATTGGCCTGGGCGAACGGCGTGCGCAGGCGATCCGGCAGATCCTAATGATCCAGGGAGTGGCCACGGGTAAGATTACAACCGTCAGTTTTGGCGAGGAACGGCCTGCGCGGGAAGGCAGCAATGAAACCGCATATGCCGAGAACAGAAGGGTGGAGATCGTTTACTGATGGACAAGCGAATTCGCGGCTATGGCCCGGTCCTGGTGGCGCTGATGATCGGGGGATGTGCGACCACGCCCGGCGCGGACGACCCGGTGATGATCAAGCTGGGCCAGCTGGAAGCACGTCTCAACCGAATCGAGCAGGCCGTTCAGAACCAGGCAAGAATGGTTACTCAGGTTCAGGGTCTCGAGGGTGACATGAGAGAGCTGCGCGGTTCGGTGGAAAAAGTCCAGCATGATCTCGACGGCACCAGCCAGCGCCAGCGCAATCTTTATCTTGATGTCGATGGGCGGTTGCAAAAACTGGAAAGTTCCGCAAGCGCAACAGATGGCCGAAGCCGACGACCGGTTTTATCGTCGACAGCAAAGGTTACCACGCCACCCGTGATGAGCAGTCCAGGTCCGGATGATCAGGAAATCAGCGATCGTGACGCCTACCAGGCTGCTATAGCGTTACTTCGTGAAGGCCACTATCAAAAGGCGGCGGAAAAGTTCGAACAGTTTCTTGGCCAGTATCCGGATAGCCAGTTTTCCGACAATGCTCAATATTGGTATGCCGAGAGTTTCTACGTTACCCGAAAATTCTCCGAAGCGCTGGCGGCTTTCCAGAAAGTCATTGCGCAATACCCGGGATCGCAGAAGGTCCCGGACGCCCTGCTCAAGATCGGCTATTGCGATTACGAGCTCGGCTACTGGGATGCGGCCAGAGCGGCGTTGACCCGGGTAACCAGCGAATACGCGGATACCACCGCTGCACATCTGGCTCAACGGCGCCTGGAGCAAATGACCAGCGAAGGCAATTGACTCGAAAAACAAAGCAACATGCACGCCGATCTGTGATGGCTAGCCCAACAAGGGATGACCTGGCGCCGGATGCGCGCCTCCGGATAACGGAAATATTTTACTCACTGCAAGGCGAGGCGGACACGACCGGTGTGCCAACCGTGTTTATTCGCCTGACCGGTTGTCCGCTGCGTTGTCAATATTGTGACACTGCTTACGCATTTCACGGTGGCCGCTGGCTGGCCTTTGCTGTCATCCTGAAGAAAGTCAGGGAGTACGGTTGTCGATATGTCTGCGTCACTGGTGGGGAACCGCTGGCGCAAAAAAATTGCGCCGGTCTGTTGCGCGATTTGTGCGATAACAATTACCGGGTTTCGCTAGAAACCAGTGGAGCGGCGGACCTGTCAGTGGTCGACCCACGGGTGATCAAGGTGATGGATCTGAAAACGCCCGGTTCCGGCGAAGTGGATCGTAATCTTTGGAAAAATCTGGACTTGTTGTCGAAAGACGATCAAATCAAATTTGTGATCTGCAGCCGGAAGGATTTTGAGTGGGCCGGACTACAGGTCCGGCAACGGCATCTTGATAGTATTTGTACGGTCTGGTTTTCGCCCAGCTATGAGCAGATCAAGCCAGTGGATATCGCTGACTGGATTTTGCAGGAAAGATTGCCGGTACGTTTGCAATTGCAGTTGCACAAATATCTTTGGGGAACGGACCCGGGGCATTGAACAGCCAGGAAACAAGAAAAGCCGTTGTGCTGGTCTCCGGCGGGCTGGATTCTGCAACTACGCTCGCGATCGCGAAAGATCAGGGCTTTGACTGCTTTGCGCTGAGTTTCGACTACCGGCAGCGCCATCGCAGCGAACTGACTGCCGCTGCGAATATAGCGGAGTTTTTCGCAGTATCGGAACACCGGCTCATGGAGATCGACAGCGGCGGCCCCAGCGGTTCAGCGCTGACCGAAAAGGATATTCCAGTGCCTGAAACACCTCAGCAGGGCATACCGGTCACCTATGTTCCGGCGCGCAATACAGTTTTCCTGGCGCTGGCCTTGGGTTATGCCGAAGTGATCGGCTCCAGCGATATTTTTATCGGCGTCAATGCGGTGGATTATTCCGGGTATCCCGATTGCCGGCCCGAATTTATCGATGCGTTCGAAGTACTGTCCAATGTTGCGACCAAAGCGGCGGTACAAGGTCGGCGCATGCGGATACACACGCCGCTGATGGCGATGGATAAGTCCCGGATCATCAGGAAGGGGATCGAGCTGGGCATCGATTATTCGATGACCGTATCGTGTTACCAGGCGGACAGCCAGGGTCGGGCGTGCGGCGTTTGCGATTCCTGCCGCTTCCGCAGCGCGGGTTTTGCGGCGGCGGGAATTGCCGATCCGACAGTGTATGTCTGAAGGTTTCCCGGTCGCCGGAGACGCCTGGGTGAGCTTGCGATTTAGCGGCAAATCGGTATCATGCCGCCTCCTCGCAGCTTCTTTGCGCTGGGGCGTTAGCTCAGTTGGTAGAGCATCGGGCTTTTAACCCGCTGGTCATAGGTTCGAATCCTATACGCCCCACCATTTTCTTTAGGGCTTTGCATCAACTCAGCGGCGCCTGTACCCGACTCGGGTGTTTGCATAAACTGCAGCCAGCGAGCTTTGCTATATGAAAATTCATTGCCTGCAACATGTGGAGTATGAAGGGCCGGCCTGCATCCCCGACTGGGCCGCAGCACGCGGGTATCGCTGTTCGACGACCCGGCTGGACCTGCGGGAAGATCTTCCGGTGCTGGACGATTTCGATCTGCTGGTCGTCCTGGGCGGTCCGATGAGCGTTTATCGTGCAGACCGCTGGCCATGGATGGGTCAGGAAAGACGCCTGATTCGACTAGCGATTGATGGCGGCAAAGTCGTGCTGGGTATTTGCCTTGGCGCTCAGCTGATTGCCGCCGAACTGGGTGGCTTTGTCGAGGCCGGTGGAGAAAAAGAGATCGGCTGGTTCGATATCGAACTAACCAGCGAAGCAGGGCAGAGCCTGCTCGGCGGATTGCTGCCGGGCAGGCTGACCGCCTTTCACTGGCATGGTGACCGTTACCAGCGACCCCCGGGTGCGGTCAGGCTGGCTTACAGCGAGGCGTGTAATGAGCAGGCTTTCCAATACGGCGACCGCGTTCTGGGTTTACAATTTCACCTCGAGGCTACACCCGCCTGGGTGGACACGCTCGCCCGGCGTGACCAGGACCAGCTGGTAGCTGCAACCTACATCCAGACCAGGCAGCAAATGCTGTCGCCGGTCGAAAATTTTGCCCGCGCCAATGAGTTCATGAACCAAATCCTGGATCGGCTGGTCGATGTTGCGATCGGCACGACCCACGATCGAAGGGAGGAATACCAGTCGTGGTTTTGAAACGCAGCGTAGCCGTTGCCTACGCTCCAGCAGCGGTTGGCAATGTTGCGGTGGGCTTCGATTTACTGGGCCACGCGATCGAGGCGCCGGGTGACATTGTATCGGTTCGGCATGCGGATCACGACCGTGTTGTGATCGATGAGATCACCGGCGTTGCTGGCGAGTTGCCACTGCTGGCAGAGGAAAATTCAGCGGGCGCAGCACTGATTGCGATGCGGGAACGAATCGGTCTGGTCAGGGGTTTCTCGGTGAGAATCAAAAAAGGCATACCGTTGGGGTCCGGCATGGGGGGCTCGGGCGCGTCCGCCGTAGCCGCCGTTTTTGCTGCCAATGCCCTGCTTGATGAACCGCTGCCGACCGAGGATCTATTGCCATTTGCCCTGGCGGGGGAGGCTGCCGCCACGGGTGCGGCACCGATCGATAATGTCGCGCCACAGTTGCTGGGTGGCTTGCGTCTCGCGCACCCGGATGGTGGAACGCCGATCGCATTACCCGTTCCGCAGGATCTTCGATGTATTCTGGTTCATCCGGATTACAGCATCGAGACCCGCCAATCCAGGGCCAAATTGCGTGAAAATATTCCGCTGAGCCTGGTTACCCAACAAGCGGGTTTGCTGGCGGCGTTCGTTTCTGCGTGTCACCTGGGCGATATCGACTTGTTGTCGCGGTGTTTGCGTGATGTACTCATCGAACCACAGCGCTCACTGTGCATCCCCGGTTTTGCCGATGCACAGGAGGCGGCGATGAAAAATTCGGCGTTGGGGTGTTCGTTGTCGGGGAGCGG belongs to Pseudomonadota bacterium and includes:
- the ruvC gene encoding crossover junction endodeoxyribonuclease RuvC, translated to MSGGVRILGIDPGSRVTGFGLIVADGPRYSYVASGCIRTPSGDFAGRLREIYQQVGEVSREHQPDEVAIESVFLSKNAATALKLGQARAAAMCATFALDLPIFEYAPRQIKRSVVGTGKAEKVQVEHMVKVLLKLKGPIQSDAADALAVALCHANVRDSAIHRAAAQVQA
- a CDS encoding YebC/PmpR family DNA-binding transcriptional regulator, whose amino-acid sequence is MAGHSKWANIQHRKGAQDKKRGKLFTKLIREITIAARMGGPDPDANPRLRTAIDKARGQSMPKDNIERAVKRGSGDTEGVDYEEIRYEGYGPGGVAVMVDCLTDNRNRTVAEVRHAFAKYGGNLGADGSVAYLFNHVGQISLAGGADEDRVMEVALEAGAEDVIGNDDSSFDVITDPQEFEAIRNALAAAGLEAESSEITHWASTSAELGEKDAAQMIKLLEALEDLDDVQNVYSNADISEEILASL
- the ruvB gene encoding Holliday junction branch migration DNA helicase RuvB codes for the protein MLEQDRLISTGGNPEDEAFDRAIRPRLLKDFVGQAIVKKQMDIFIRAARNREQAMDHVLIFGPPGLGKTTLAHVIANELNVNLRHTSGPVLERPGDLAALLTNLEPHDVLFIDEIHRLSPIVEEILYPALEDFQLDIMIGEGPSARSIKLDLPPFTLVGATTRAGLLTSPLRDRFGIVQRLEFYSTDELAFIVRRSAGILNLKIEERGAMQIASRSRGTPRIANRLLRRVRDYAEVEADGVVTADVSIAAMDLLAVDQEGFDLQDRKLLLTIIEKFDGGPVGIDSLSAALSEERGTIEEVLEPFLIQQGFLIRTSRGRMASANAYRHFGLEPPAKERTDRLPLFDDK
- the tolQ gene encoding protein TolQ; the encoded protein is MSGDLSFLVLILEASVIVQLVLLLLVLASVASWAIILKKRRVLNQAISGADAFEQQFWSGGDLTAMYQEINKRTQAATGMESIFEGGFREFVRLRSEPGIDQAKMMDGSQRAMRVSQMREVDRLERNLATLATIGSTSPYVGLFGTVWGIMNTFTQLGKVQHATLAMVAPGIAEALVATAMGLFAAIPAVIAYNRYADQVTRLENRYDTFAEEFVSILQRHAPRSKPGS
- a CDS encoding bifunctional (p)ppGpp synthetase/guanosine-3',5'-bis(diphosphate) 3'-pyrophosphohydrolase, with protein sequence MPEKNPESFAGTMVWLTGKLAAKGETGRCCLVRAAAVADTVTKLGADQAIISAAALFPALTSGCLSHDQVEAQFGLSVARLTDQLVKLDRTRIPGDIPEHGGLGGDQAEALRKMLLTVVSDVRLVLVRLADQLYRMRSLKTSPVAEQRRAATETRIVFAPLANRLGIWQLKWELEDLAFRYLEPEHYRRIARDLREKREDRETYIGRVQTSLHKELAKAGVSAKISGRPKHIYSIWRKMQRNNLAFEQVLDIRAIRIMVGSVADCYAALGVVHGTWPYIQGEFDDYIATPKENLYRSLHTAVIGPHGKALEIQIRTAEMHQHAELGVAAHWQYKERGKRDSAFAQKVVWLRRLLEPVENDVSDEDFLSRVQSEIFEDRIYAISPRGDVVDLPMGGTPLDFAYHIHTDIGHCCRGAKVNGRMVPLTYKLANGQQVEILTGKEPRPSRDWLIPQLGFLASSRARIKVRSWFRRQDQEQNQRQGRVMLERELSRLGYKKFEHEKLARLLHFGTPDEMYIALGNGEITVMAVASAIQRSEKPAQKFALQARKAQPGSRLGKGKVRVEGVGDLMTGFARCCQPVPPEQIRGYLTQGRGVTVHRDNCGNLLRLMARRPERVLDVSWASTQEDLYPASISVKAYDRSGLVKDVTTLLADEKIRIFRLDTSTDAIHNTAEIRLGIEVSGLDKLSRVLHRLTSLANVLSAKRDAP
- the ruvA gene encoding Holliday junction branch migration protein RuvA, which codes for MIGFIRGRLVEKKPPLLLVDVAGIGYEIEVPLSTLYELPEVGLEVALKTHLLVREDAHVLFGFASDAERSLFRSLLKISGVGARLALAILSGSSVDGFVRCVEEQDITSLVKIPGVGKKTAERLVMEMRDRLRDLGHIPGAGKSGSGTTEPADEAFGALVALGYKPAEVTRMIASVDAADMNTEELIRQVLKQAAR
- the ybgC gene encoding tol-pal system-associated acyl-CoA thioesterase, coding for MRVRVYYEDTDAAGVVYYANYLKFMERARTDHLRAMGIRHGDQKSGENLAFVVVNADISYHQPARLDDELWVSSALPELGRSTLVFEQQVRRNGADGELLCSGRIRAACVYADSFKPRSLPAIMRVSKESN
- the tolR gene encoding protein TolR, whose translation is MARNKQLKLMGEINVVPYIDVMLVLLIIFMVTAPLLTQGIEVELPDAAAEPLDDDLLRDHQPLILSINAGGDLFLNIGKNEEQAIDEVTVVARTLAVLRREPETPVLVRADETVAFGRVVTAMVLLQQAGAKKVGFVTDPLEQLPVRRE